Proteins from one Candidatus Eisenbacteria bacterium genomic window:
- a CDS encoding ion transporter, with amino-acid sequence MNESGARRPESVRPYQLFILALCLYAIVVLAIEAVVPLSPSTRQVLGYTDTGVCMVFLVDFLLSFARAPRRWQYFYRWGWIDLLSSIPAIPILRIGRVARIVRVVRLLRGFRATRILASFVLNRRAESAVLAATLVTILMVAFSAVAILHCESTPEANIKSAQDAVWWAIVTITTVGYGDKYPVTAEGRVVAAMLMVAGVGLFGTFAGFVASWFLQPSSRRESGKIEQLEAKIDDLAEIVGTQGKIR; translated from the coding sequence ATGAACGAGAGTGGTGCCCGCAGGCCCGAGAGCGTAAGGCCGTATCAGCTATTCATTCTGGCCTTGTGTTTGTACGCCATCGTCGTGCTGGCAATCGAAGCGGTAGTTCCTCTTTCACCGTCTACTCGGCAGGTCCTCGGATACACAGATACGGGTGTCTGCATGGTGTTCCTTGTTGACTTCCTTCTAAGTTTCGCCCGTGCGCCGCGACGATGGCAGTACTTCTATCGGTGGGGCTGGATTGACCTTCTGTCAAGCATTCCAGCCATTCCCATCCTGCGGATCGGGCGAGTAGCCCGGATAGTCCGAGTCGTACGCCTACTTCGTGGCTTTCGCGCCACTCGAATCCTGGCGAGTTTCGTCCTCAACAGACGCGCCGAGTCCGCCGTCCTGGCGGCGACCCTCGTGACCATTCTAATGGTCGCGTTCTCCGCGGTTGCAATTCTTCATTGCGAGTCGACGCCTGAAGCTAATATCAAATCAGCCCAGGACGCTGTGTGGTGGGCCATTGTTACTATTACCACTGTGGGGTACGGTGACAAGTATCCCGTCACCGCCGAAGGAAGGGTTGTCGCCGCAATGCTCATGGTGGCCGGCGTCGGCCTTTTCGGCACGTTCGCCGGCTTCGTCGCTTCTTGGTTCCTGCAGCCATCATCCCGTCGCGAGTCCGGCAAGATCGAGCAGCTTGAGGCCAAGATTGACGATCTAGCAGAGATTGTTGGAACGCAAGGGAAGATCAGATGA